A DNA window from Hydractinia symbiolongicarpus strain clone_291-10 chromosome 6, HSymV2.1, whole genome shotgun sequence contains the following coding sequences:
- the LOC130648165 gene encoding uncharacterized protein LOC130648165, translating into MTTLAALSSAAYAFTMKEVFDIETWKKKRQTTFLVYMSVFFLRGLEKSANTATLWIYLTKLIKTDNPDLYYGLINIAVYIPPMLLSSVVARYADKTRRTKMIIIILNFIAMIGSILYVIPSPIFPFVGKLLNGGVIISRPLIIGETARSYPSKDVQSKMSYLVFASTLGFMIGPCVVLPFAKLNIRFGQVLIQYGNISGIILLFVTIFIQLGVMCFAHDLSREFDLKESESCQEDLSEKRVVQGGEGMTILKKALHSKIILFIFAMSISCFILGVAFGRNFPVLILDVLSMSYGTVAISLVFRSIAVLLLCLVGARIKLSGVHVYWVGILSQLSFITLLICQYIIVYVRLTFDMKIAILVLYNTAVSFAELGEQLFLVVVFVKLVSSKNQSYLEGIRGILKQTASILGGLLSLMFLKYAAIFVAVAMNVMLTLLLCYFRRDIMYPTIQLQLFVLGSWKRRFSVFKALIISSHLCHKVMQAQQSLSQFNKLLPFKIERYFEHRNVFNVKSGQMFPCKVFKVYGYPMAFWISFIID; encoded by the exons ATGACGACATTAGCAGCTTTATCATCTGCAGCATACGCGTTCACCATGAAAGAGGTATTTGATATTGAAACTTGGAAGAAAAAACGACAAACAACATTTCTTGTTTACATGTCAGTTTTCTTTCTAAGAGGACTCGAAAAAAGTGCAAATACAGCTACGCTATGGATCTATTTGACAAAACTCATCAAAACTGACAATCCGGACTTATATTATGGTTTGATAAACATTGCAGTTTATATCCCACCCATGTTGCTGTCTTCGGTGGTTGCGAGATATGCCGACAAAACAAGACGTACAAAGATgatcattattattttaaactttatagCCATGATTGGGAGCATATTGTATGTCATACCGTCTCCAATTTTTCCTTTTGTTGGAAAACTCTTAAATGGAGGCGTGATTATATCGAGACCTTTAATTATAGGAGAAACAGCTAGATCATACCCATCCAAAGATGTACAAAGCAAAATGTCATATCTGGTTTTTGCTTCTACGTTAGGATTTATGATTGGACCTTGTGTTGTTCTTCCGTTTGCAAAACTCAATATCCGTTTTGGTCAAGTACTAATTCAGTATGGAAACATATCTGGTATAATTCTTCTGTTCGTTACCATTTTTATACAGCTCGGTGTTATGTGTTTTGCGCATGATCTTTCAAGAGAATTTGACTTAAAAGAATCAGAATCCTGCCAGGAAGATTTATCCGAAAAACGCGTAGTTCAAGGCGGCGAAGGAATGACAATACTAAAGAAAGCTTTACAttccaaaattattttgtttattttcgcaATGTCGATTTCATGTTTCATTCTCGGGGTTGCATTTGGTCGAAATTTTCCAGTACTGATATTGGACGTGTTATCAATGTCTTACGGGACTGTGGCTATCAGTTTAGTTTTCAGAAGTATTGCAGTCCTATTGCTGTGTCTTGTAGGTGCTAGAATCAAACTGAGTGGTGTACATGTTTATTGGGTTGGCATTTTAAGCCAACTTTCTTTTATTACATTACTAATATGTCAATATATTATTGTTTATGTTCGCCTTACCTTTGACATGAAGATTGCAATACTAGTGTTGTACAATACTGCAGTAAGTTTTGCCGAGTTAGGCGAACAGTTGTTCTTAGTCGTTGTATTTGTCAAGCTCGTTTCGTCGAAAAACCAAAGTTATTTAGAAGGAATACGAGGGATACTTAAGCAGACAGCAAGTATTTTAGGTGGTCTTTTGTCATTGATGTTTCTAAAATACGCAGCCATATTCGTAGCTGTAGCTATGAACGTTATGCTTACATTACTCCTCTGCTATTTTAGGCGTGATATAATGTATCCCACTATACAG ttgCAATTATTTGTTCTAGGGTCCTGGAAAAGACGTTTTAGTGTATTTAAAGCTCTCATTATAAGCTCCCATTTGTGCCACAAAGtcatgcaagcacagcaatcgctcag CCAATTTAACAAATTGCTGCCCTTCAAAATTGAACGATACTTTGAgcatagaaatgttttcaatgtAAAATCTGGACAAATGTTTCCGTGCAAAGTATTTAAAGTCTATGGCTATCCTATGGCTTTTTGGATAAGTTTTATCATAGATTAA